A stretch of Sulfurimonas xiamenensis DNA encodes these proteins:
- a CDS encoding TRAP transporter large permease — protein sequence MIAILMFIVALILLMVGIPVAFVFGGVSIVFAFLIPELGFDVFSVLPFRIYGIMSNTTLMAVPLFIAMGLLLEKSLMAEKLLAAMTSMFRTTRGGLAVSVVLVGAMLAASTGVVSASVVMMSVIALPLMLRAGYDKGLAAGTIASSGTLGQIIPPSIILIILGDVMSVSVGELFMGAVLPGVVLVGLYIIYILIFSYLKPDAAPIAEDLQFVGIKEIIVAVIPPLLLMVSVLGSIFVGIASPTESAAFGVIGALLLASLNRSLNFKMLQYAAMQTVKLSGMIFMILIGATAFSLVFNELGGTDMILEFFSDDIGDVWIFIAFAMISIFILGFFIDFIEISFIIVPILVPVMHAFGIDPVWFAILIALNLQASFLTPPFGLSLFFLKGAAGESIKTAEIYKGIIPFILLQIVALGLVMLFPDLVFAFI from the coding sequence ATGATAGCCATATTGATGTTTATAGTTGCTTTAATACTGCTTATGGTTGGAATTCCCGTCGCTTTTGTGTTTGGAGGAGTCTCAATTGTTTTTGCTTTTTTGATTCCTGAACTTGGTTTTGATGTCTTTTCCGTTTTGCCGTTTCGCATCTATGGAATCATGTCAAATACGACGCTTATGGCGGTACCGCTCTTTATTGCAATGGGTTTATTACTTGAAAAATCTTTGATGGCTGAGAAACTTTTGGCAGCTATGACCTCTATGTTTCGAACTACAAGAGGCGGTTTGGCGGTGAGTGTAGTACTTGTAGGTGCAATGCTTGCAGCATCGACTGGAGTCGTGTCGGCAAGTGTTGTTATGATGAGCGTAATTGCGCTTCCATTGATGCTTCGTGCTGGATATGACAAAGGACTTGCTGCGGGAACTATTGCTTCAAGCGGAACTCTTGGGCAGATTATACCGCCCTCAATTATATTGATTATTTTGGGTGATGTTATGAGTGTTAGCGTTGGAGAGCTTTTTATGGGAGCGGTACTTCCTGGAGTTGTACTTGTAGGACTTTATATTATTTATATCTTGATCTTTTCTTATCTTAAGCCTGATGCTGCTCCTATAGCTGAAGATCTTCAATTTGTGGGAATAAAAGAGATTATCGTAGCTGTTATTCCGCCTCTGCTTCTTATGGTGTCTGTTTTGGGAAGTATTTTTGTCGGCATTGCATCACCAACTGAATCGGCAGCTTTTGGAGTGATAGGTGCACTTTTGCTTGCATCTCTAAATAGATCCTTAAATTTTAAAATGCTTCAGTATGCAGCTATGCAAACCGTGAAACTCAGCGGTATGATATTTATGATTCTTATTGGAGCAACAGCTTTTTCGTTGGTATTTAACGAGCTTGGCGGAACAGATATGATTTTAGAGTTTTTTAGTGATGATATAGGTGATGTCTGGATATTTATAGCTTTTGCTATGATAAGTATCTTTATTCTTGGTTTTTTTATAGATTTTATAGAGATAAGTTTTATCATTGTTCCGATTTTGGTGCCGGTTATGCATGCGTTTGGGATTGATCCTGTCTGGTTTGCAATACTAATTGCTCTAAATCTGCAAGCCTCGTTTTTAACTCCGCCGTTTGGACTCTCACTCTTCTTTTTAAAAGGAGCTGCGGGAGAGAGTATAAAGACAGCTGAAATTTATAAGGGAATTATCCCTTTTATACTGCTTCAAATTGTGGCGCTTGGTTTGGTAATGCTGTTTCCTGATTTAGTATTTGCATTTATTTAA
- a CDS encoding DUF2156 domain-containing protein, producing the protein MGRLTVNKQKLKRFTINTKLVMEEYLAKLDVDISDYTFAANFIWLANSSGFYAIINKCFCLFVMTGGELTMLLPPLGKKKHITDAIIRCFEIMNTNNSSPYYSHIDYVQASMLEEFIQSADEAQSMFEMLESYIVERKLVDYVYEVDALIDLRGNSYHTKRTEINKFMKSYPDYVIEKLENIKHKDEIMHLFNKWVSDRVKYMPKEEAEHFLEGIHQERHAVKQMLKYYEELSLIGLVIYINGELKGFTVGERINEDTATVIIEKTDFEILGCAQFIFREFSKMLKEHYNISYINVGDDMGFENLRKVKMSYRPFKLVPKYTIYQK; encoded by the coding sequence ATGGGGCGTTTAACCGTAAATAAACAAAAATTGAAACGATTTACTATAAATACAAAACTTGTTATGGAAGAGTATTTGGCAAAGCTTGATGTAGATATCAGCGACTATACTTTTGCCGCAAACTTTATATGGCTGGCTAACAGCAGCGGATTTTACGCGATTATAAACAAATGTTTTTGTCTCTTTGTTATGACGGGCGGTGAGTTAACGATGCTTCTTCCTCCTTTAGGAAAGAAAAAACATATAACTGATGCAATTATTCGCTGTTTTGAGATTATGAATACAAATAACTCTTCACCATATTACTCTCATATAGATTATGTTCAGGCTTCTATGCTTGAAGAGTTTATTCAAAGTGCTGATGAAGCTCAGAGTATGTTTGAAATGCTTGAATCTTATATAGTAGAGAGAAAACTGGTTGATTATGTTTATGAAGTAGATGCGCTTATAGATCTGCGCGGAAACAGTTACCACACAAAAAGAACAGAGATCAATAAGTTTATGAAATCATATCCGGATTATGTTATTGAAAAGTTAGAGAACATAAAACATAAAGATGAGATTATGCATCTATTTAACAAATGGGTTTCTGATAGGGTAAAATATATGCCAAAAGAGGAGGCAGAACACTTTTTAGAGGGGATTCATCAGGAGAGACATGCGGTAAAGCAGATGCTCAAATATTATGAAGAGCTCTCTTTAATCGGTTTGGTTATATACATAAATGGCGAGCTAAAAGGTTTTACGGTAGGTGAGAGAATCAACGAAGATACGGCAACGGTTATTATAGAGAAAACCGATTTTGAGATTTTGGGATGCGCTCAGTTTATCTTTAGAGAGTTTTCTAAGATGCTAAAAGAGCATTATAATATCTCATATATTAATGTAGGTGATGACATGGGATTTGAAAATCTGCGCAAGGTAAAGATGTCTTATCGTCCGTTTAAGCTTGTGCCAAAGTATACGATCTACCAAAAATGA
- a CDS encoding HIT family protein, with the protein MKDILYAPWRDKYITSKKIEGCVFCYISSHKEEDKELHVLYRDKYCFMVMNRYPYTPGHFMIIPHLHTDKLEELPSETWLHMSNLAQKGVKLLKEGFGAHGVNIGMNLGKAGGAGIAEHIHMHLVPRWQGDTNFMTSVADTRVYSTDFEKIYEKIKSLIPDYIK; encoded by the coding sequence ATGAAAGATATTTTATATGCACCATGGCGGGATAAATATATAACAAGTAAAAAGATAGAGGGTTGTGTTTTTTGTTATATAAGCTCTCATAAAGAAGAGGATAAAGAGCTACATGTACTCTACAGAGATAAATACTGTTTTATGGTTATGAACCGCTATCCATATACACCGGGTCATTTTATGATTATTCCGCATCTTCATACCGATAAACTTGAAGAATTACCGAGTGAAACTTGGCTTCATATGAGTAACTTAGCGCAAAAAGGCGTAAAACTCTTAAAAGAGGGATTTGGTGCTCATGGGGTAAATATTGGTATGAATCTTGGAAAAGCCGGAGGTGCCGGAATAGCTGAACATATCCATATGCATTTGGTTCCCCGTTGGCAAGGTGACACCAATTTTATGACTTCAGTTGCAGATACAAGAGTTTATTCTACTGATTTTGAAAAGATATATGAAAAAATAAAGAGTTTGATTCCAGATTATATCAAATAG
- a CDS encoding TRAP transporter small permease subunit, with protein MNYLDKAIKYLGYFTAFILGVLILLVVYDATARYLFSTGSVALQELEWHLFDIVILFGIAYTLKENAHVRVDIFYASFSKKTKALINTIASLFFVLPFSLLIIYIGIDFVHMSFVQQEASSNPGGLEYRFIVKSLMPLSFVFLSLQAVSQAIKSFKKWRSL; from the coding sequence GTGAATTATTTAGATAAAGCTATAAAATATTTGGGTTACTTTACCGCTTTTATCCTCGGAGTTTTAATCTTGCTTGTTGTATATGACGCAACTGCAAGATATCTCTTCTCTACCGGTTCAGTGGCACTTCAAGAGCTGGAGTGGCACCTCTTTGATATCGTGATTCTATTTGGAATAGCTTACACGCTTAAAGAGAATGCGCATGTGAGAGTCGATATTTTTTATGCCTCTTTTTCAAAAAAAACAAAAGCGTTGATAAATACTATAGCATCACTCTTTTTTGTTCTTCCTTTTTCTCTGCTTATCATTTATATAGGTATTGATTTTGTGCATATGAGTTTTGTACAGCAGGAAGCATCCTCAAATCCGGGCGGATTGGAGTATAGATTTATTGTTAAATCTCTTATGCCGCTCTCTTTTGTTTTTTTGTCACTTCAGGCGGTTTCACAGGCAATTAAAAGTTTTAAAAAATGGAGATCGCTATGA
- the rimI gene encoding ribosomal protein S18-alanine N-acetyltransferase, protein MIIRKAKTSDAASLYVLEKESFSVENYPLSRASFLYHIKNNLLYLAEVEGKVVGYILVLVKRKNAKIYSLGVSKAYRNRKISQELLRLAFQEILALGFKRVLLEVRTDNEAAIALYKKMGFSKLKKFKAFYGDGCDAYLMQLEMEK, encoded by the coding sequence ATGATAATAAGAAAAGCCAAAACATCCGATGCCGCTTCGCTATATGTGTTAGAAAAAGAGTCGTTTTCAGTGGAAAACTATCCTCTCTCAAGAGCTTCTTTTTTATACCATATTAAAAACAATCTGCTCTATTTAGCAGAGGTTGAGGGTAAGGTAGTAGGTTATATCTTGGTGCTCGTTAAACGAAAAAATGCCAAAATATACTCTTTGGGAGTCAGTAAAGCATATCGCAATAGAAAAATTTCGCAAGAGCTGCTTCGATTGGCATTTCAAGAGATTTTGGCTTTAGGTTTTAAAAGAGTGCTTCTTGAAGTGCGTACGGATAATGAAGCAGCGATTGCTTTGTATAAAAAAATGGGCTTTAGCAAACTTAAGAAATTTAAAGCTTTTTACGGAGACGGTTGTGATGCCTATCTGATGCAATTAGAGATGGAAAAATAG